A single genomic interval of Xyrauchen texanus isolate HMW12.3.18 chromosome 40, RBS_HiC_50CHRs, whole genome shotgun sequence harbors:
- the LOC127633844 gene encoding zinc finger protein 281-like isoform X1 — protein MSIIQDKLGNEFLRNGGMDPNFTPSMIMFSHLPPVTSFTRLTSQTSMADMPQEMILKKERDSPDHGGGFLHSMGIKQEKFNELDYRLPMYATGTGTAGGKSSDMLDMSLSNHQNMLLHDLSLSNQFSGRLGKDPKESGPRRGRRANGEGPEGRDRRKQGDAAKSVMLDGDVGPFSPNSKPHICEHCNAAFRSSYHLRRHVLIHTGERPFRCSQCNMSFIQKYLLQRHEKIHSGEKPFSCDQCNMRFIQKYHMERHKRTHSGEKPYKCDTCLQYFSRTDRLLKHKRTCGEAIKKGLDPGMLDLGDEDMGQGSYLLTQGNTCAPPRKKGKSKSGNEGGERRRKKGAAAGGGGLGPQDYTMNIPSGSGATSSGGLAETSMDNQHVCTPKLAFKKGGRKGINKGPVSMEEANQASGHHEPKLLTQKPGSMDMSGAASMDSLGILQTSSGPKQGSTSSNYDDAMQFLKKRRYLQAVNSNDFSSVHLPQPTVIQGGIGEPTLALLDTSPLVSVDKHDKSGIPDDVLQSLLDHYSHKSDGSHRDVTFDLQDPHHVQLQQASAASDLGQDEGSPNGSGDKSGLMNEYSKFLLQTLERTSLNSSFILGPSGPFPGLLSSSSSTASTLFSDKNIYTTSPLECAFGQPVSSPLAPLSSSSLTKSHFGMLVGSPSPSHASPSSQHGFHLGGLEPATHQQLTPSQELTDQLDKQQSQSYPLTTQELTNGSSQKDQQTKNGSSSANGTNGCSSNGSVYPLPPPPDLATLEPSKEVVDMRSTYQIENFAQAFGSQFKSGRRTPLGYGGDPRVGIVEVDHRIQRTPVSEFSGYTSLLADVNEPASSGSKTPTSQSYR, from the exons ATGAGTATTATCCAGGACAAGCTTGGCAATGAGTTTTTACGGAATGGAGGCATGGACCCCAACTTCACCCCCAGCATGATTATGTTCAGCCATTTACCTCCAGTCACCAGTTTCACACGGCTGACTTCGCAAACCAGCATGGCGGATATGCCTCAGGAGATGATCCTAAAGAAAGAGCGTGACTCTCCTGACCATGGTGGTGGTTTTCTCCACAGTATGGGTATCAAACAAGAGAAGTTCAACGAGTTGGACTATCGCCTCCCAATGTATGCAACAGGAACCGGCACAGCAGGAGGAAAAAGCTCTGATATGCTGGACATGTCTCTCAGCAACCACCAGAATATGCTTCTGCATGATCTAAGCCTTAGTAAT CAGTTCTCTGGCAGGCTGGGGAAAGACCCAAAAGAATCTGGACCTAGAAGAGGGaggagagcaaatggagaagGACCAGAGGGCAGAGATAGAAGGAAACAAGGGGATGCTGCAAAG TCAGTCATGCTTGATGGGGATGTTGGGCCTTTCTCTCCTAACTCTAAACCACACATATGTGAGCATTGCAATGCAGCCTTCCGCAGTTCCTATCACCTGCGCAGACATGTGCTCATTCACACAG gtGAGAGGCCTTTCAGGTGCAGTCAGTGTAATATGAGCTTCATACAGAAGTATTTGCTGCAACGGCATGAGAAAATCCACAGCG GGGAGAAACCATTCAGCTGTGACCAGTGCAACATGCGCTTTATTCAGAAGTACCACATGGAGAGACACAAAAGGACACACAGTGGAGAAAAGCCATATAAATGCGACACCTGTCTACAG TATTTCTCACGAACAGATCGATTACTGAAGCACAAGAGGACATGTGGAGAAGCCATAAAGAAAGGACTGGACCCAGGAATGCTGGACCTTGGAGATGAGGACATGGGACAAGGCAGCTACCTACTCACTCAGGGAAACACCTGCGCCCCACCACGCAAGAAGGGCAAATCCAAAAGTGGCAATGAGGGAGGAGAGCGACGGAGGAAGAAAGGTGCGGCTGCGGGAGGAGGAGGACTCGGCCCACAGGACTATACCATGAACATCCCCAGTGGATCAGGGGCAACTTCTTCAGGGGGTCTCGCTGAGACAAGCATGGACAACCAGCATGTATGCACACCCAAGCTTGCTTTTAAGAAAGGCGGTCGCAAGGGAATTAATAAGGGTCCAGTTTCTATGGAGGAGGCCAACCAAGCCTCAGGTCATCATGAGCCGAAGCTGCTGACTCAGAAGCCAGGAAGTATGGACATGTCTGGAGCTGCAAGTATGGACAGTCTAGGCATCCTCCAAACCTCCAGTGGCCCCAAACAGGGTAGTACCAGCAGCAACTACGATGATGCAATGCAGTTTTTGAAAAAGAGACGATACCTGCAGGCCGTTAACAGCAATGACTTCAGCTCAGTCCACCTTCCTCAGCCGACTGTCATCCAGGGTGGCATTGGAGAACCCACACTGGCCTTACTTGACACCTCACCTCTGGTAAGTGTTGACAAGCATGACAAGTCAGGAATCCCAGATGATGTGCTACAGAGCCTTCTGGACCACTACAGCCACAAATCTGATGGCTCTCATCGTGATGTGACATTTGATCTGCAAGATCCACACCATGTGCAATTGCAACAGGCCTCCGCCGCCTCTGATCTGGGCCAGGATGAGGGATCCCCCAATGGCTCTGGAGACAAGAGTGGGTTGATGAACGAGTACTCAAAGTTCTTGCTACAGACACTGGAGAGAACCAGCCTCAACAGCAGCTTCATTTTAGGCCCATCCGGGcccttcccaggcctcctgtcaTCAAGTAGCAGCACTGCTAGCACACTCTTCTCGGACAAGAACATCTACACCACCTCCCCATTGGAGTGTGCATTCGGACAGCCCGTTTCTTCCCCTCTTGctcctctctcctcctcttccCTAACCAAGTCCCATTTTGGAATGCTGGTTGGGTCTCCATCACCCTCTCATGCCTCACCCTCCTCCCAGCATGGCTTTCATCTCGGTGGCCTGGAGCCTGCCACACACCAGCAGCTTACCCCATCTCAAGAGCTCACCGACCAGCTAGACAAGCAGCAATCACAGTCGTACCCTCTTACAACTCAGGAGCTGACCAACGGCAGCAGCCAGAAAGACCAGCAGACCAAGAATGGCAGCTCTTCGGCCAATGGCACCAATGGTTGCTCCTCTAATGGCTCAGTCTACCCTCTGCCCCCACCTCCTGACCTTGCTACACTGGAGCCCTCCAAGGAAGTGGTGGACATGCGTTCCACCTACCAGATAGAGAACTTTGCCCAAGCCTTCGGCTCCCAGTTCAAGTCTGGTCGCCGTACCCCGCTAGGTTATGGTGGTGACCCGCGGGTAGGCATAGTGGAAGTCGACCACAGAATACAGCGGACTCCAGTGTCAGAATTCTCAGGGTATACTAGTCTGTTAGcagacgtcaatgagccagctaGCTCAGGATCCAAAACCCCCACAAGCCAAAGCTACAGGTAA
- the LOC127633844 gene encoding zinc finger protein 281-like isoform X2, with translation MSIIQDKLGNEFLRNGGMDPNFTPSMIMFSHLPPVTSFTRLTSQTSMADMPQEMILKKERDSPDHGGGFLHSMGIKQEKFNELDYRLPMYATGTGTAGGKSSDMLDMSLSNHQNMLLHDLSLSNFSGRLGKDPKESGPRRGRRANGEGPEGRDRRKQGDAAKSVMLDGDVGPFSPNSKPHICEHCNAAFRSSYHLRRHVLIHTGERPFRCSQCNMSFIQKYLLQRHEKIHSGEKPFSCDQCNMRFIQKYHMERHKRTHSGEKPYKCDTCLQYFSRTDRLLKHKRTCGEAIKKGLDPGMLDLGDEDMGQGSYLLTQGNTCAPPRKKGKSKSGNEGGERRRKKGAAAGGGGLGPQDYTMNIPSGSGATSSGGLAETSMDNQHVCTPKLAFKKGGRKGINKGPVSMEEANQASGHHEPKLLTQKPGSMDMSGAASMDSLGILQTSSGPKQGSTSSNYDDAMQFLKKRRYLQAVNSNDFSSVHLPQPTVIQGGIGEPTLALLDTSPLVSVDKHDKSGIPDDVLQSLLDHYSHKSDGSHRDVTFDLQDPHHVQLQQASAASDLGQDEGSPNGSGDKSGLMNEYSKFLLQTLERTSLNSSFILGPSGPFPGLLSSSSSTASTLFSDKNIYTTSPLECAFGQPVSSPLAPLSSSSLTKSHFGMLVGSPSPSHASPSSQHGFHLGGLEPATHQQLTPSQELTDQLDKQQSQSYPLTTQELTNGSSQKDQQTKNGSSSANGTNGCSSNGSVYPLPPPPDLATLEPSKEVVDMRSTYQIENFAQAFGSQFKSGRRTPLGYGGDPRVGIVEVDHRIQRTPVSEFSGYTSLLADVNEPASSGSKTPTSQSYR, from the exons ATGAGTATTATCCAGGACAAGCTTGGCAATGAGTTTTTACGGAATGGAGGCATGGACCCCAACTTCACCCCCAGCATGATTATGTTCAGCCATTTACCTCCAGTCACCAGTTTCACACGGCTGACTTCGCAAACCAGCATGGCGGATATGCCTCAGGAGATGATCCTAAAGAAAGAGCGTGACTCTCCTGACCATGGTGGTGGTTTTCTCCACAGTATGGGTATCAAACAAGAGAAGTTCAACGAGTTGGACTATCGCCTCCCAATGTATGCAACAGGAACCGGCACAGCAGGAGGAAAAAGCTCTGATATGCTGGACATGTCTCTCAGCAACCACCAGAATATGCTTCTGCATGATCTAAGCCTTAGTAAT TTCTCTGGCAGGCTGGGGAAAGACCCAAAAGAATCTGGACCTAGAAGAGGGaggagagcaaatggagaagGACCAGAGGGCAGAGATAGAAGGAAACAAGGGGATGCTGCAAAG TCAGTCATGCTTGATGGGGATGTTGGGCCTTTCTCTCCTAACTCTAAACCACACATATGTGAGCATTGCAATGCAGCCTTCCGCAGTTCCTATCACCTGCGCAGACATGTGCTCATTCACACAG gtGAGAGGCCTTTCAGGTGCAGTCAGTGTAATATGAGCTTCATACAGAAGTATTTGCTGCAACGGCATGAGAAAATCCACAGCG GGGAGAAACCATTCAGCTGTGACCAGTGCAACATGCGCTTTATTCAGAAGTACCACATGGAGAGACACAAAAGGACACACAGTGGAGAAAAGCCATATAAATGCGACACCTGTCTACAG TATTTCTCACGAACAGATCGATTACTGAAGCACAAGAGGACATGTGGAGAAGCCATAAAGAAAGGACTGGACCCAGGAATGCTGGACCTTGGAGATGAGGACATGGGACAAGGCAGCTACCTACTCACTCAGGGAAACACCTGCGCCCCACCACGCAAGAAGGGCAAATCCAAAAGTGGCAATGAGGGAGGAGAGCGACGGAGGAAGAAAGGTGCGGCTGCGGGAGGAGGAGGACTCGGCCCACAGGACTATACCATGAACATCCCCAGTGGATCAGGGGCAACTTCTTCAGGGGGTCTCGCTGAGACAAGCATGGACAACCAGCATGTATGCACACCCAAGCTTGCTTTTAAGAAAGGCGGTCGCAAGGGAATTAATAAGGGTCCAGTTTCTATGGAGGAGGCCAACCAAGCCTCAGGTCATCATGAGCCGAAGCTGCTGACTCAGAAGCCAGGAAGTATGGACATGTCTGGAGCTGCAAGTATGGACAGTCTAGGCATCCTCCAAACCTCCAGTGGCCCCAAACAGGGTAGTACCAGCAGCAACTACGATGATGCAATGCAGTTTTTGAAAAAGAGACGATACCTGCAGGCCGTTAACAGCAATGACTTCAGCTCAGTCCACCTTCCTCAGCCGACTGTCATCCAGGGTGGCATTGGAGAACCCACACTGGCCTTACTTGACACCTCACCTCTGGTAAGTGTTGACAAGCATGACAAGTCAGGAATCCCAGATGATGTGCTACAGAGCCTTCTGGACCACTACAGCCACAAATCTGATGGCTCTCATCGTGATGTGACATTTGATCTGCAAGATCCACACCATGTGCAATTGCAACAGGCCTCCGCCGCCTCTGATCTGGGCCAGGATGAGGGATCCCCCAATGGCTCTGGAGACAAGAGTGGGTTGATGAACGAGTACTCAAAGTTCTTGCTACAGACACTGGAGAGAACCAGCCTCAACAGCAGCTTCATTTTAGGCCCATCCGGGcccttcccaggcctcctgtcaTCAAGTAGCAGCACTGCTAGCACACTCTTCTCGGACAAGAACATCTACACCACCTCCCCATTGGAGTGTGCATTCGGACAGCCCGTTTCTTCCCCTCTTGctcctctctcctcctcttccCTAACCAAGTCCCATTTTGGAATGCTGGTTGGGTCTCCATCACCCTCTCATGCCTCACCCTCCTCCCAGCATGGCTTTCATCTCGGTGGCCTGGAGCCTGCCACACACCAGCAGCTTACCCCATCTCAAGAGCTCACCGACCAGCTAGACAAGCAGCAATCACAGTCGTACCCTCTTACAACTCAGGAGCTGACCAACGGCAGCAGCCAGAAAGACCAGCAGACCAAGAATGGCAGCTCTTCGGCCAATGGCACCAATGGTTGCTCCTCTAATGGCTCAGTCTACCCTCTGCCCCCACCTCCTGACCTTGCTACACTGGAGCCCTCCAAGGAAGTGGTGGACATGCGTTCCACCTACCAGATAGAGAACTTTGCCCAAGCCTTCGGCTCCCAGTTCAAGTCTGGTCGCCGTACCCCGCTAGGTTATGGTGGTGACCCGCGGGTAGGCATAGTGGAAGTCGACCACAGAATACAGCGGACTCCAGTGTCAGAATTCTCAGGGTATACTAGTCTGTTAGcagacgtcaatgagccagctaGCTCAGGATCCAAAACCCCCACAAGCCAAAGCTACAGGTAA